The proteins below come from a single Streptomyces sp. B3I8 genomic window:
- a CDS encoding BlaI/MecI/CopY family transcriptional regulator: MTRVWQWNRPVTVREVLEDLQRERSIAYTTVMTVLDNLHQKGWVRREAEGRAYRYEAVSTRAAYAAALMNDAWSQSDNPAAALVAFFGMMSEEQRQALQDAVRIAQGPRTRESESRSPSETADSPASDRSSRESVHEDPEESADESPGAGRPDGGR; encoded by the coding sequence ATGACGCGGGTGTGGCAGTGGAACCGCCCGGTGACCGTCCGGGAAGTCCTGGAAGATCTCCAGCGGGAACGGTCCATCGCCTACACCACGGTGATGACCGTTTTGGACAATCTCCATCAGAAGGGCTGGGTGCGCCGTGAGGCGGAAGGCCGGGCCTATCGATATGAGGCGGTCTCCACCCGCGCCGCCTACGCCGCCGCCCTGATGAACGACGCGTGGTCGCAGAGCGACAACCCGGCGGCCGCCCTGGTCGCGTTCTTCGGGATGATGAGCGAGGAACAGCGGCAGGCCCTCCAGGACGCCGTCCGCATCGCCCAGGGACCGCGGACCCGGGAATCCGAATCGCGGTCCCCTTCCGAAACAGCGGATTCGCCGGCGTCCGATCGGAGCTCGCGGGAGAGCGTCCATGAGGATCCGGAGGAGAGCGCGGACGAGAGCCCCGGCGCCGGGCGTCCGGACGGCGGGCGATAA
- a CDS encoding SCO3374 family protein, giving the protein MAPTAAPAPLPLPRRPPAEERSAGATGDAGATGDAGAADEAVRRWYENELGWATAPGPPVRLVTGLRFDVLDVPRGVGAAALRRLGPASPVALHGDRVRLLVAAGSAEELPGLLEWLEWGSLPLDLRALGAGGDITAPTPDSAPTAAPVSTPAAVGSQGAAVWLRPPVPGREVESSLPTLSALGGGGGAPDLVRLVETVATECHRVRLRRAAAQPLAFS; this is encoded by the coding sequence ATGGCCCCCACCGCCGCCCCGGCCCCCCTTCCGCTCCCCCGCCGGCCACCGGCAGAGGAGCGCTCCGCGGGCGCCACGGGCGACGCGGGCGCCACGGGCGATGCGGGCGCCGCGGACGAAGCGGTGCGCCGGTGGTACGAGAACGAGCTGGGCTGGGCCACGGCACCGGGGCCGCCGGTGCGGCTCGTCACGGGGCTGCGGTTCGACGTCCTGGACGTCCCGCGCGGGGTGGGCGCGGCGGCCCTGCGGCGGCTGGGCCCCGCGTCCCCGGTGGCGCTGCACGGGGACCGGGTGCGGCTGCTGGTGGCCGCGGGCAGCGCGGAGGAGCTGCCGGGGCTGCTGGAGTGGCTGGAGTGGGGCTCGCTGCCCCTGGACCTGCGTGCGCTGGGCGCGGGCGGCGACATCACGGCACCGACACCGGATTCCGCCCCGACTGCCGCCCCGGTCTCCACCCCGGCCGCCGTCGGTTCGCAGGGGGCCGCCGTCTGGTTGCGGCCCCCCGTACCGGGACGCGAGGTGGAGTCGTCGCTGCCGACGCTGTCGGCCCTGGGGGGCGGTGGGGGCGCCCCCGACCTCGTACGGCTGGTGGAGACGGTGGCCACGGAATGCCACCGCGTCCGGCTGCGGCGCGCCGCCGCTCAGCCGTTGGCCTTCTCGTAG
- a CDS encoding type III pantothenate kinase: MLLTIDVGNTHTVLGLFDGEEIVEHWRISTDARRTADELAVLLHGLMGMHPLLGDDLGDGIDGIAICATVPSVLHELREVTRRYYGDVPAVLVEPGVKTGVPILMDNPKEVGADRIINAVAAVELYGGPAIVVDFGTATTFDAVSARGEYVGGVIAPGIEISVEALGVRGAQLRKIELARPRAVIGKNTVEAMQAGIVFGFAGQVDGVVNRMARELADDPDDVTVIATGGLAPMVLGEAAEIDAHEPWLTLIGLRLVHARNTPRV; this comes from the coding sequence ATGCTGCTGACCATCGACGTGGGCAACACGCACACCGTGCTCGGACTGTTCGACGGCGAAGAGATCGTCGAACACTGGCGCATCTCCACGGACGCGCGCCGCACCGCCGACGAACTCGCCGTCCTCCTCCATGGCCTGATGGGCATGCACCCGCTGCTCGGCGACGACCTGGGTGACGGCATCGACGGCATCGCCATCTGCGCCACCGTGCCGTCGGTCCTGCACGAGCTGCGCGAGGTGACCCGCCGCTACTACGGCGACGTCCCCGCCGTCCTCGTCGAACCGGGCGTCAAGACGGGCGTGCCGATCCTCATGGACAACCCCAAGGAGGTCGGTGCCGACCGCATCATCAACGCGGTCGCGGCCGTGGAGCTGTACGGCGGACCGGCGATCGTCGTCGACTTCGGCACGGCGACGACGTTCGACGCGGTGTCCGCGCGCGGGGAGTACGTGGGCGGCGTGATCGCCCCGGGCATCGAGATCTCGGTGGAGGCGCTGGGCGTGCGCGGCGCGCAGCTCCGCAAGATCGAGCTGGCCCGGCCGCGGGCGGTGATCGGCAAGAACACGGTGGAGGCGATGCAGGCGGGCATCGTCTTCGGTTTCGCCGGCCAGGTCGACGGCGTCGTCAACCGCATGGCCCGCGAACTGGCCGACGACCCGGACGACGTGACCGTCATCGCGACGGGGGGCCTCGCCCCGATGGTCCTGGGCGAGGCGGCCGAGATCGACGCCCACGAGCCCTGGCTGACCCTGATCGGCCTCCGCCTGGTCCACGCCCGCAACACACCGCGGGTGTGA
- a CDS encoding Lsr2 family protein produces the protein MAQKVQVLLVDDLDGGEADETVTFALDGKTYEIDLTTANADKLRGLLDAYVKGGRRTGGRASGGRGKARAAASGGSQDTAQIRAWAKENGYEVNDRGRVPATIREAYEKANG, from the coding sequence GTGGCGCAGAAGGTTCAGGTCCTTCTTGTCGACGACCTCGACGGCGGTGAGGCGGACGAGACAGTGACGTTCGCGCTGGACGGCAAGACCTACGAGATCGACCTCACGACCGCCAATGCGGACAAACTCCGTGGCCTTCTCGACGCCTACGTCAAGGGCGGCCGCCGCACCGGAGGCCGTGCCTCGGGCGGACGCGGAAAGGCGCGCGCCGCGGCGTCCGGCGGCAGCCAGGACACCGCGCAGATCCGCGCCTGGGCGAAGGAGAACGGCTACGAGGTCAACGACCGCGGCCGCGTCCCGGCGACGATCCGCGAGGCCTACGAGAAGGCCAACGGCTGA
- a CDS encoding amino-acid N-acetyltransferase, giving the protein MPAKSPGSPEGAVKAVTVRRARTSDVPAVRRLLDSYVRRGILLDKATVTLYEDIQEFWVAERDDNAEVVGCGALHVMWEDLAEVRTLAVGPQARGLGVGHQLLEKLLQTARWLGVRRVFCLTFEVEFFGRHGFVEIGETPVDSDVYAELSRSYDEGVAEFLGLERVKPNTLGNSRMLLHL; this is encoded by the coding sequence ATGCCAGCGAAGAGCCCAGGAAGCCCCGAAGGGGCTGTTAAAGCCGTCACCGTCCGCCGGGCGAGGACCAGTGATGTCCCGGCGGTGCGCCGACTCCTCGACTCCTACGTGCGACGCGGCATCCTGCTCGACAAAGCGACCGTCACCCTTTACGAGGACATCCAGGAGTTCTGGGTCGCGGAACGCGACGACAACGCCGAGGTCGTCGGCTGCGGCGCACTGCACGTGATGTGGGAAGACCTCGCGGAAGTCCGTACGCTCGCGGTCGGCCCGCAGGCCCGCGGCCTCGGTGTGGGCCATCAGTTGCTGGAGAAGTTGCTGCAGACCGCGCGCTGGCTCGGTGTGCGCCGCGTTTTCTGTCTGACCTTCGAGGTCGAGTTCTTCGGCAGGCACGGCTTCGTCGAGATCGGCGAGACACCAGTGGACTCGGATGTCTACGCGGAGCTGTCACGCTCCTATGACGAGGGTGTCGCGGAGTTCCTCGGTCTCGAACGAGTGAAACCGAACACCTTGGGCAACAGTCGGATGCTTCTGCATCTGTGA